A single region of the Panthera tigris isolate Pti1 chromosome B1, P.tigris_Pti1_mat1.1, whole genome shotgun sequence genome encodes:
- the ADH5 gene encoding alcohol dehydrogenase class-3, giving the protein MANQVIKCKAAVAWEAGKPLSIEEVEVAPPKAHEVRIKIIATAVCHTDAYTLSGADPEGSFPVILGHEGAGIVESVGEGVTTLKAGDTVIPLYIPQCGECKFCLNPKTNLCQKIRVTQGKGLMPDGTSRFTCKGKTILHYMGTSTFSEYTVVADISVAKIDPLAPLDKVCLLGCGISTGYGAAVNTAKVEPGSTCAVFGLGGVGLAVIMGCKVAGASRIIGVDINKDKFARAKEFGASECINPQDFSKPIQEVLVEMTDGGVDYSFECIGNVKVMRAALEACHKGWGVSVVVGVAASGEEIATRPFQLVTGRTWKGTAFGGWKSVESVPKLVSEYMSKKIKVDEFVTHNLPFDQINEAFELMHAGKSIRTVVKL; this is encoded by the exons ATTATTGCCACTGCAGTTTGCCACACCGATGCCTATACCCTGAGTGGGGCTGATCCTGAGGGGAGTTTTCCAGTGATCTTGGGACATGAAGGGGCTGGGATCGTGGAAAGTGTTGGCGAAGGAGTTACTACCCTGAAGGCAG GCGATACTGTCATCCCACTCTACATCCCACAGTGTGGAGAATGCAAATTTTGTCTAAACCCTAAGACAAACCTTTGCCAGAAGATAAG agttACTCAAGGGAAAGGATTAATGCCAGATGGTACTAGCAGATTTACTTGCAAAGGAAAGACAATTTTACATTACATGGGAACCAGCACATTTTCGGAGTATACAGTTGTGGCTGATATCTCTGTTGCTAAAATTGATCCTTTAGCACCTTTGGATAAAGTCTGCCTTCTGGGTTGTGGAATTTCAACTGGTTatggtgctgctgtgaacactgcCAAG GTGGAGCCTGGCTCTACTTGTGCCGTCTTTGGCCTAGGAGGAGTTGGATTGGCGGTTATCATGGGCTGTAAGGTGGCTGGTGCATCTCGGATCATTGGTGTGGACATCAATAAAGATAAATTTGCACGGGCCAAGGAGTTTGGAGCCTCTGAATGTATTAACCCCCAAGACTTCAGTAAACCCATCCAGGAAGTGCTCGTTGAAATGACTGACGGGGGAGTGGACTACTCCTTTGAGTGCATTGGTAACGTGAAAGTCATG AGAGCAGCGCTAGAGGCCTGCCACAAAGGCTGGGGAGTCAGCGTGGTGGTTGGAGTAGCTGCTTCGGGTGAAGAGATCGCCACTCGCCCGTTTCAGCTGGTAACAGGCCGCACGTGGAAAGGCACTGCCTTTGGAG GATGGAAGAGTGTGGAAAGTGTCCCAAAGTTAGTATCCGAATATATGTCCAAAAAGATAAAAGTTGATGAATTTGTGACTCACAATCTGCCTTTTGACCAAATTAATGAAGCCTTTGAACTGATGCATGCAGGAAAGAG CATTCGAACTGTTGTAAAACTTTAA